The following proteins are co-located in the Desulfoscipio sp. XC116 genome:
- a CDS encoding cobalamin-dependent protein (Presence of a B(12) (cobalamin)-binding domain implies dependence on cobalamin itself, in one of its several forms, or in some unusual lineages, dependence on a cobalamin-like analog.), translating into MLDMQALTKAVGDLDEPKVLDMLKEFVATNPGSEETEAVVSACQKGMAIVGNLFDTKEYFVGDLIFAGELLNSALEILKPVMSAESSGKTGKIVLATVEGDLHDIGKNIFKSMSEAAGFEVYDLGIDVPAGAFIAKIKEIKPEILGMSGVLTLALDSMKNTVDALREAGLRDEVKVIIGGNPVTEQACQMIGADAFTTNAAEGVKICRGWVS; encoded by the coding sequence ATGTTGGACATGCAGGCATTAACCAAAGCGGTGGGAGATCTCGACGAGCCCAAGGTATTAGACATGCTAAAGGAATTTGTCGCCACTAATCCCGGCAGTGAAGAAACCGAGGCGGTGGTAAGCGCTTGTCAAAAAGGTATGGCTATTGTGGGCAACTTGTTCGATACTAAGGAATATTTTGTGGGTGACTTAATATTTGCCGGGGAATTGTTGAATTCGGCTCTTGAAATTTTAAAACCGGTTATGAGTGCTGAAAGCAGCGGCAAGACAGGTAAAATTGTCCTGGCCACAGTGGAGGGCGATTTGCATGACATTGGTAAAAATATTTTTAAGAGCATGTCGGAGGCAGCCGGCTTTGAAGTATATGACCTGGGCATTGATGTGCCGGCCGGCGCATTTATAGCTAAAATTAAAGAAATTAAGCCGGAAATACTGGGTATGAGCGGTGTGCTCACACTGGCCCTGGATTCCATGAAAAACACGGTGGATGCGCTTAGGGAAGCGGGGCTGCGCGATGAGGTGAAAGTGATTATCGGCGGAAACCCCGTTACGGAGCAAGCATGTCAAATGATTGGCGCAGACGCGTTTACAACCAACGCCGCGGAAGGCGTAAAAATATGTCGAGGGTGGGTGAGTTAA
- a CDS encoding methyltetrahydrofolate cobalamin methyltransferase: protein MIIIGEKINGTIPGVKKAIENKDAQFIRDLAVKQVEAGADYIDVCAGTAPEFEVQTLKWLMEIVQAAVDTPLCIDSPNPRAIEQVFKYAKAPGIINSVSEEGDKCEIIYPMIRDTRWQVIALTCDQKGIPSDVQTRVEITKIMVQKARRYDITPDRIHIDPLVMAISADNQSLLNFIETLKAVKEVYPTIKVTSGLSNISFGMPLRKIINQHFLTVAAYAGMDSAILDPCNRDILTTLLATEALLGRDRYCRNFANAYRKNKIGPDRSGHN, encoded by the coding sequence TTGATAATTATTGGGGAAAAAATCAACGGAACCATTCCGGGCGTAAAAAAAGCTATCGAAAATAAGGATGCACAATTTATCCGCGATCTGGCTGTCAAGCAGGTTGAGGCAGGCGCTGACTATATAGATGTATGTGCCGGTACAGCGCCGGAGTTTGAAGTGCAAACTTTAAAATGGCTGATGGAAATTGTACAAGCTGCCGTTGATACACCGCTGTGTATTGACAGTCCCAATCCCAGGGCTATTGAACAAGTTTTTAAGTATGCCAAAGCACCCGGTATTATTAACTCGGTATCCGAAGAAGGCGATAAATGTGAAATAATTTATCCTATGATCCGGGACACCCGGTGGCAGGTGATCGCCCTAACTTGTGATCAAAAGGGTATTCCGTCCGATGTGCAAACCAGAGTTGAGATAACCAAAATAATGGTGCAAAAGGCCCGACGGTACGATATCACTCCCGACAGGATTCATATCGACCCGCTGGTAATGGCTATATCAGCCGATAACCAGTCCCTTTTAAACTTTATCGAGACCTTGAAAGCGGTAAAAGAAGTGTATCCCACGATTAAAGTAACTTCAGGTTTAAGCAATATTTCTTTTGGTATGCCTTTGAGAAAAATCATCAACCAGCATTTTTTGACTGTTGCGGCCTATGCGGGTATGGACTCCGCTATCCTGGACCCCTGCAACAGGGATATTTTAACCACTCTTTTAGCTACCGAGGCATTGCTGGGCCGTGACAGGTACTGCCGGAACTTTGCCAACGCTTATCGAAAAAATAAAATCGGCCCGGACAGAAGCGGACATAACTAA
- a CDS encoding TetR/AcrR family transcriptional regulator: MNTREQILHSAVQLFGTKGYHATSIQDICQLAGVSKGAVFHYFSNKIELLFEIHEVIIDILLTQYESVLKNDQTNSAVKLRQLINISVELMVKYKPYIAVLFREYKNLQDHYYTITKDKRDRCEAIVTEVIKQGMLNGEFRRDLEFSILAKLFFGICNWTYVWLNPEGMLTPQQISDNIWKLFIGGLAAGAQ; this comes from the coding sequence ATGAACACTCGGGAACAAATACTGCATTCCGCCGTACAATTATTTGGCACCAAAGGATATCACGCCACTTCCATACAAGACATTTGTCAGCTCGCGGGAGTCAGCAAAGGGGCTGTTTTTCACTACTTTAGCAATAAAATCGAGTTATTATTTGAAATTCACGAAGTAATCATAGATATCTTATTAACCCAATACGAGAGCGTATTAAAGAATGATCAAACCAATTCGGCCGTTAAATTGCGCCAATTAATAAATATATCAGTTGAACTAATGGTTAAATATAAACCCTACATAGCGGTACTATTTCGTGAATACAAAAATTTACAAGACCATTACTATACAATTACCAAAGACAAGCGCGACAGGTGCGAAGCTATTGTTACGGAGGTTATTAAACAAGGAATGCTTAATGGAGAATTTCGCCGCGATTTGGAGTTTTCCATATTAGCCAAGTTATTTTTCGGCATATGCAATTGGACATATGTGTGGTTAAATCCCGAAGGGATGCTTACACCCCAACAAATATCCGATAATATTTGGAAATTATTCATTGGAGGTTTGGCCGCCGGCGCCCAATAA
- a CDS encoding 4-hydroxyphenylacetate 3-hydroxylase N-terminal domain-containing protein — protein sequence MRTREQYIERLGKMNRNLYCNGETIDRLDERQQGAINVMGLTFDAVWDPQGRDLCTATSHLTGETINRFNHIHQNPEDLHKKQDMTRFLCNKVGQCIQRCMGIDAANAIHTVSFEAQKSPKAKTAYHDNWLKWLERFQREDLVASCAQTDVKGERLKRPSEQTDPDMYVRVVEERSDGIIVRGSKVHISEASISDEILVVPNRALKKGEETYALCFAVPSDYEGVKQVVHFHNYRKRDHYQRGIDIGFTDSYVIFDDCFIPWERVFLCGETIHGGIAALLFALFHRHSYSGCKPAMLDYVIGLAALAAEINGIEKTPHVREMLSKLIMTGELGYAAGYTASAMGKPVVYMPGMGNVPYGPGNCIPHSIYANVGRCLTGEAVFHEQEILCNIAGGMPATFPFEKDLANPETKALLEKYLNRNPKIPIEDQIKFWLSFVDFTLSGSAGSATYGAYHGGGSPIMEQIAITSQYDIESKKDIVRAIAGMSPGKK from the coding sequence ATGAGAACAAGAGAGCAGTACATTGAAAGGTTAGGCAAGATGAACCGCAACCTCTACTGCAACGGAGAAACAATTGACAGGCTGGATGAACGTCAGCAAGGTGCCATAAACGTTATGGGCCTCACCTTTGACGCGGTCTGGGACCCTCAAGGCCGGGACCTCTGCACCGCAACCTCGCATCTCACCGGAGAGACTATCAACCGTTTCAATCATATTCACCAAAACCCGGAAGACCTGCACAAAAAGCAAGACATGACCCGTTTTCTCTGCAACAAGGTTGGCCAGTGCATCCAGCGCTGCATGGGCATTGACGCCGCCAACGCCATTCATACGGTTTCCTTTGAGGCGCAGAAGTCCCCCAAGGCGAAAACCGCTTACCACGATAACTGGCTAAAGTGGCTGGAACGCTTCCAAAGAGAAGACCTGGTGGCCAGCTGTGCGCAAACCGACGTTAAAGGTGAACGACTGAAGCGGCCGTCCGAACAAACCGACCCCGACATGTATGTGCGCGTGGTGGAAGAACGGAGCGACGGTATCATCGTCCGCGGTTCCAAAGTCCATATCTCGGAAGCATCTATTTCCGACGAGATATTGGTAGTGCCGAACCGGGCTTTGAAAAAAGGTGAGGAGACCTACGCCCTGTGCTTCGCGGTCCCTTCAGATTACGAAGGGGTAAAGCAGGTGGTCCACTTCCACAACTACCGCAAGCGCGACCACTATCAGAGGGGGATTGACATAGGCTTCACGGACTCTTATGTCATTTTTGACGACTGCTTTATTCCCTGGGAACGCGTATTTTTGTGCGGAGAAACCATCCACGGCGGTATAGCGGCCTTGCTGTTTGCCCTGTTCCACCGGCATTCCTATTCCGGGTGCAAACCCGCCATGCTGGACTATGTTATCGGCCTGGCTGCCCTGGCTGCCGAAATAAACGGCATTGAAAAGACTCCGCACGTGCGTGAAATGCTATCCAAGCTGATCATGACCGGCGAGTTGGGCTATGCGGCCGGTTATACGGCATCCGCCATGGGTAAACCGGTGGTATATATGCCCGGCATGGGCAACGTTCCTTATGGACCGGGCAACTGCATACCTCATTCCATCTACGCCAACGTGGGCAGGTGCCTGACCGGCGAGGCCGTGTTCCACGAGCAAGAAATACTATGCAACATTGCCGGCGGCATGCCCGCGACCTTCCCGTTTGAAAAGGATCTGGCCAATCCGGAAACCAAAGCACTGCTGGAGAAATATCTCAACCGGAATCCCAAAATACCCATTGAGGATCAAATTAAGTTCTGGCTTAGTTTTGTTGACTTCACTTTATCCGGCTCCGCGGGCTCGGCTACCTATGGCGCATACCACGGCGGCGGCTCTCCGATTATGGAGCAAATCGCCATCACCAGTCAGTACGACATCGAGTCCAAAAAGGACATCGTCAGAGCAATCGCCGGCATGTCACCCGGGAAGAAGTAG
- a CDS encoding aminopeptidase, translating into MVDPRITALAQNLIRYSCALQRGEKILIENTGFEAPLVKELIKEAYRAGGVPFVSIKDSSVERAWLLGAGEDQVKMRARHEAARMNEMDAYIGLRSGDNSAELSDVPADKMDLYNKFFFQTVHEKIRVAKTKWVILRYPSPSMAQQAGSSTEAFEEYYFNVCNLDYARMSRAMDPLVELMNRTDRVRIVGRDTDLNFSVKGLPAIKCAGKRNIPDGEVYSAPVKDSVNGYITYNTPSQFQGFVYEHIRLEFSNGRIVKAVANDAERINKVLDTDEGARYVGEFALGVNPYITTPMKDILFDEKISGSFHFTPGSSYDSCFNGNKSAIHWDLVCIQTPAYGGGEIYFDDVLIRKDGRFTLKRLEGLNPENLK; encoded by the coding sequence ATGGTTGATCCGAGAATTACTGCACTTGCTCAAAACCTTATCCGGTATTCCTGCGCATTACAGCGCGGAGAAAAAATTTTGATAGAAAATACGGGTTTTGAGGCGCCGTTAGTCAAGGAACTGATTAAAGAGGCATACCGGGCCGGCGGTGTGCCCTTTGTTTCGATCAAGGACAGCTCTGTTGAACGAGCCTGGCTGTTGGGAGCGGGAGAAGACCAGGTTAAAATGCGTGCCCGGCACGAGGCGGCCAGGATGAATGAAATGGATGCCTATATCGGTCTTCGGTCGGGGGATAACAGTGCCGAGCTATCGGATGTGCCCGCGGATAAGATGGATTTATACAATAAATTTTTTTTCCAAACCGTGCACGAAAAAATCAGGGTAGCCAAAACAAAATGGGTGATCTTAAGATATCCGTCACCGTCCATGGCTCAACAGGCCGGCAGCAGCACAGAGGCCTTCGAAGAATATTATTTTAATGTATGTAATCTGGATTATGCCCGCATGTCCAGGGCTATGGACCCGCTGGTTGAATTAATGAACCGTACCGACAGGGTTAGAATCGTGGGGCGTGACACTGATCTGAATTTCTCTGTCAAGGGGCTGCCGGCCATTAAATGTGCGGGGAAAAGAAACATTCCGGACGGCGAGGTTTACTCGGCGCCGGTTAAAGATTCGGTAAACGGTTATATAACCTATAACACGCCGTCTCAGTTCCAGGGGTTTGTTTACGAGCATATCAGGCTTGAATTCAGTAATGGTAGAATTGTCAAAGCGGTGGCCAATGATGCGGAGCGGATCAACAAGGTTTTGGATACTGATGAAGGGGCCAGGTATGTCGGCGAGTTTGCTCTGGGTGTTAACCCATATATTACTACCCCCATGAAAGATATTTTATTTGATGAGAAGATCTCCGGCTCTTTCCACTTCACTCCGGGGAGTTCATACGACAGCTGTTTTAATGGCAATAAATCCGCTATACACTGGGATTTGGTCTGTATCCAAACACCTGCTTATGGCGGCGGGGAGATCTATTTTGATGATGTGCTGATAAGAAAGGACGGCAGATTTACATTAAAGCGGCTTGAAGGTTTAAATCCTGAAAATTTAAAGTGA
- a CDS encoding CBS domain-containing protein, which translates to MKAKDIMVHPPLVLKGSTSVATALKSLVCQDEDGAVVVDSNDNFTGMVSTKDLAGALANRESPHGSLEGYTKSDHSAVSPDIDIKELTGRGPWAVVYDRRVKGIITRNMLNERLLAKSIKKAEKLEAIINSSLFVLFLGLIILNSTFTEQKPPSG; encoded by the coding sequence ATGAAGGCCAAAGATATAATGGTTCATCCTCCTCTTGTACTCAAAGGGTCCACTTCTGTTGCCACAGCGTTAAAGTCCCTGGTTTGTCAGGATGAGGATGGCGCGGTTGTTGTTGACAGTAACGACAATTTTACAGGCATGGTTTCAACGAAAGACTTGGCCGGGGCCTTGGCAAACAGGGAAAGCCCGCATGGATCACTGGAAGGGTACACTAAAAGTGATCACTCCGCAGTATCACCTGATATCGACATAAAGGAACTGACGGGCAGGGGCCCGTGGGCCGTGGTTTATGATAGACGAGTGAAAGGCATCATAACCCGCAATATGCTTAACGAGCGTCTTTTGGCCAAAAGCATAAAAAAGGCGGAAAAGCTGGAAGCAATAATTAATTCCTCCTTATTTGTCTTGTTTCTTGGGTTGATTATACTAAACTCAACTTTCACAGAACAAAAACCCCCTTCAGGCTAG